One genomic window of Elaeis guineensis isolate ETL-2024a chromosome 2, EG11, whole genome shotgun sequence includes the following:
- the LOC105047113 gene encoding LOW QUALITY PROTEIN: BURP domain-containing protein 12 (The sequence of the model RefSeq protein was modified relative to this genomic sequence to represent the inferred CDS: deleted 1 base in 1 codon), giving the protein MATPPPFFLLFLLLSLHLFSHVVEAGNSSSPKTAAPNPFTAKAALIRYWNRKVPNGRPHPDFLVSKLSPLSALDTASFSSLAASGAARPSPPPPALCAAARLLCSPSLSTSTASHPSDSAFATYADSNFSNYGTDRAGGADSFKNYSASENLPVDTFRRYSRDSAGHDDSFAVYQPDGNVVTANFTSYASAATGGAGDFSSYAHEGNVPNLKFTNYDADADGRVQKFSRYSDDTNSGDQSFAGYGKHGNGIPLSFTSYGNNSNVINSDFNNYGEDGNGANDTFTNYGENGNVPENNFRSYGSGGNAGSEEFSNYRDQANVGDDTFTSYAKGENAGSADFKNYGNSFNQGSDSFKGYGEGSTNHKITFASYSGDNTTFKGYAKTGIGFKSYRNSSSLPSSAAASATLPARRRPTSRWVVEPGKFFRESQLKKGTVMPMPDIRDKMPARSFLPRSISGRIPFSAAEVQRVFNIPADTALGKAVADTVAECERPPSRGETKRCATSAEDVIDFAVSVLGNNVIVRSTESTSGSKGNILLGDVTGVNGGKITKSVSCHQSLFPYLVYYCHSVPKVRVYQAEILSVQTKKKINHGVAICHLDTSDWSAGHGAFVALGYGPGKIEVCHWIFQGDMTWTVAD; this is encoded by the exons ATGGCCActcctcctcccttcttcctcctcttcctcctcctctccctccaTCTATTTTCCCACGTGGTGGAGGCGGGCAACTCCTCGTCCCCCAAAACCGCCGCCCCGAATCCGTTCACCGCCAAGGCCGCCCTCATCCGGTACTGGAACCGCAAGGTCCCCAACGGCCGCCCCCACCCGGACTTCCTCGTCTCCAAGCTCTCCCCCCTATCCGCCCTCGACACCGCCTCCTTCTCCTCCCTCGCCGCCTCCGGC GCGGCGCGGCCCTCTCCCCCGCCTCCCGCCCTCTGCGCCGCCGCCCGCCTCCTCTgctccccctccctctccaccTCCACCGCCTCCCATCCCTCCGACTCCGCCTTCGCCACCTACGCTGACTCCAACTTCTCCAACTACGGCACCGACCGCGCTGGCGGCGCAGACTCCTTCAAGAACTATTCCGCCTCTGAGAACCTCCCCGTCGACACCTTCCGCCGCTACAGCCGCGACTCCGCCGGCCACGACGACTCCTTCGCCGTCTACCAGCCCGACGGCAACGTCGTCACCGCCAATTTCACCAGCTACGCCTCCGCCGCCACTGGCGGGGCTGGCGATTTCTCCTCCTACGCCCACGAAGGCAATGTCCCTAACCTCAAGTTCACCAATTACGACGCCGACGCCGACGGCCGTGTTCAGAAGTTTTCCAGGTACTCCGACGACACCAACTCCGGCGATCAGTCCTTCGCCGGCTACGGCAAGCACGGCAACGGCATCCCTCTTTCCTTCACCAGCTACGGCAACAACTCCAATGTCATAAACTCCGATTTCAACAACTACGGCGAGGACGGCAATGGCGCCAACGATACCTTCACCAACTACGGCGAAAATGGTAACGTGCCGGAGAACAATTTCCGGTCGTACGGCTCCGGTGGCAACGCCGGATCGGAGGAATTCTCTAACTACCGCGATCAAGCCAACGTCGGCGACGACACCTTCACCTCCTACGCCAAAGGGGAGAACGCTGGCTCCGCCGATTTCAAGAACTACGGGAATTCCTTCAACCAAGGCAGCGACTCCTTCAAGGGCTACGGGGAGGGATCCACCAACCACAAGATCACGTTCGCGTCCTACTCCGGTGATAACACCACCTTCAAGGGCTACGCCAAGACCGGCATCGGCTTCAAGAGCTACCGGAACTCGTCCTCGCTCCCGTCCTCCGCTGCCGCCTCCGCAACGTTGCCGGCGCGTAGGAGACCGACGAGCCGATGGGTGGTGGAGCCGGGGAAGTTCTTCCGTGAAAGCCAACTCAAGAAGGGGACGGTGATGCCGATGCCCGACATCAGGGACAAGATGCCGGCGAGGTCGTTCCTCCCGCGTTCGATATCCGGGAGGATCCCGTTCTCCGCCGCCGAGGTCCAGCGAGTGTTCAACATCCCGGCGGACACGGCCCTGGGGAAGGCGGTGGCGGACACGGTGGCGGAGTGCGAGCGGCCACCGAGCCGCGGCGAGACGAAGCGGTGCGCGACGTCGGCTGAGGACGTGATCGACTTCGCGGTGAGCGTACTCGGAAACAACGTGATCGTGCGGAGCACCGAGAGCACCAGTGGGTCCAAAGGGAACATTCTCCTTGGAGACGTAACTGGGGTGAATGGCGGTAAGATTACTAAGTCCGTGTCGTGCCACCAGAGCCTCTTCCCGTATCTGGTGTACTACTGTCACTCGGTGCCCAAGGTGCGGGTATACCAGGCGGAGATCCTCTCCGTCCaaacaaagaagaagatcaatcacgGTGTTGCCATCTGTCACCTGGACACGTCGGATTGGAGTGCTGGACATGGGGCGTTCGTGGCACTCGGATATGGGCCGGGGAAGATCGAGGTGTGCCATTGGATCTTCCAGGGCGACATGACATGGACGGTAGCTGATTGA